In a genomic window of Streptomyces sp. BHT-5-2:
- a CDS encoding ABATE domain-containing protein: protein MDPLSFSFRSDRLCLDFAATLGRRGVSDIERLRSADELSRWCVKAGLLPELPAADQNHLAQARILREAVYRSVQHARSGRECMPQDIEEINTWAVLPPAPLRLRRDGRATEPVGSESVAHAFASVARDAVDLLTGAELERIGECQGEACSVLFVDRSRTVRRRWCSMNHCGNKAKKKTYRGHSHG, encoded by the coding sequence ATGGATCCACTCTCGTTCTCCTTCCGCTCCGACCGTCTTTGTCTCGACTTTGCAGCGACCCTGGGTCGTCGCGGAGTCAGCGACATCGAACGGCTGCGGAGTGCGGATGAATTGTCCCGGTGGTGCGTGAAGGCCGGGCTGCTGCCCGAACTGCCGGCCGCCGACCAGAACCACTTGGCGCAGGCCAGAATCCTGCGGGAGGCGGTCTACCGCTCTGTCCAACACGCACGGAGCGGCCGCGAATGCATGCCGCAGGACATCGAGGAGATCAACACCTGGGCTGTGCTTCCCCCCGCCCCATTGCGCCTGCGCCGTGACGGTCGTGCGACGGAACCCGTCGGCAGCGAATCGGTGGCTCACGCATTCGCTTCAGTGGCCCGAGATGCAGTCGATCTGCTGACCGGCGCCGAACTCGAACGTATCGGGGAGTGCCAAGGGGAAGCGTGCAGCGTCTTGTTCGTCGACCGCTCCCGTACTGTTCGGCGACGGTGGTGTTCGATGAACCACTGCGGAAACAAGGCGAAGAAGAAGACCTACCGCGGTCACTCGCACGGATAG
- a CDS encoding MFS transporter yields the protein MTALGSAEAELTASAPDKWRGHFSWLVYAMFVVLLGSTVPTPLYDLYRAEWHTSTFTMTVVFASYVVGVLAALVFGGHLSDYVGRRPVALVAALFVFASALVFEFATNVLELNVARLLTGLGVGLCAGAVTSALRDLHPNPAHGALASSVATSGGLAAGPLLGGLAARWAPFPLHTVYLGYLVLLVIALIAVVRVPETGCRRRPVPWQPRIGVPHSLRRQFVRPALAVCCAYAVNGLYSALAPTVAREYLGASVLVGSLTVVLMLGVSAVAQVALHARPAHRAQREGLWLLTAGLLLLLPALSWHSPAVFAGATAVTGLGQGLAFRGSLTLVSETAPAADKGRMISAYYVGAYVATAVPVLAVGAIAEEAGLFTACAAFVAAIGATALATTTTFSRSARKPQ from the coding sequence ATGACGGCGCTGGGTAGCGCTGAGGCCGAGTTAACGGCATCGGCGCCAGACAAGTGGCGAGGCCACTTCTCGTGGCTGGTGTACGCCATGTTCGTGGTACTCCTCGGCAGTACCGTGCCCACGCCGCTCTACGACTTGTACCGCGCCGAGTGGCACACCTCCACCTTCACCATGACGGTGGTCTTCGCCAGCTACGTCGTGGGCGTGCTGGCGGCCCTGGTCTTCGGTGGGCACCTCTCGGACTACGTAGGGCGCCGCCCAGTCGCCCTGGTGGCCGCCCTGTTCGTCTTCGCCTCCGCGTTGGTCTTCGAGTTCGCGACCAACGTCCTGGAGCTCAACGTGGCGCGTCTACTGACCGGGCTCGGAGTGGGCCTGTGCGCAGGAGCCGTCACCTCTGCCCTGCGAGACCTGCACCCGAACCCGGCTCACGGCGCGCTCGCCAGCTCGGTTGCCACCTCCGGAGGTCTTGCCGCCGGCCCCCTCCTGGGAGGGCTTGCCGCACGCTGGGCGCCATTCCCCCTACACACCGTCTACCTCGGCTACCTCGTACTGCTCGTCATCGCGCTGATCGCCGTCGTGCGGGTGCCCGAGACCGGATGCCGGCGCCGTCCCGTTCCATGGCAGCCCCGGATCGGGGTGCCACACAGCCTGCGCCGTCAGTTCGTGCGGCCGGCGCTCGCCGTCTGTTGTGCCTATGCGGTGAACGGCCTGTACTCGGCGTTGGCGCCCACCGTGGCACGCGAGTACCTGGGTGCCTCGGTGTTGGTCGGTTCGCTCACGGTCGTATTGATGCTCGGCGTATCGGCGGTGGCGCAGGTGGCCCTGCATGCCCGCCCAGCTCACCGCGCGCAGCGCGAAGGGCTGTGGCTGCTGACAGCCGGTCTGTTGTTGCTACTTCCCGCGCTGTCCTGGCATTCACCGGCGGTGTTCGCGGGAGCCACCGCGGTCACCGGACTCGGTCAGGGCTTGGCCTTCCGCGGAAGCCTCACGCTGGTCAGCGAGACGGCACCGGCTGCCGACAAGGGGCGGATGATTTCCGCTTACTACGTGGGGGCCTACGTAGCAACCGCCGTACCAGTCCTTGCAGTTGGTGCCATCGCCGAGGAAGCCGGTCTCTTCACTGCCTGCGCCGCTTTCGTGGCTGCCATCGGGGCGACGGCACTCGCAACAACCACCACCTTCTCTCGAAGTGCCCGCAAGCCCCAGTGA
- a CDS encoding acyl-CoA dehydrogenase family protein translates to MQILDRATELRTNFRDFCENKIRPLAEEIEGSQIHHGVVELLAATGWHGLAIPREHGGMDLGHLARLISIEEVSRVSAAAGAALQSAQLGVAMIVNYGSPEQKERYLPDLAEGRRIASICITEPESGSHVLGMGTTARREGDEYVLNGRKWFIANSHVAHVHGVVAKTSDSGRRDSLTAFLVDADTPGCRAGVTHDITGLKGFNLGEVVFEDCRIPASAVVGGQGNGLEVGHRSITEAGKPNLTAVALGIHQAVLEDVTAYADQRQMYGKPLAALDSVRARIADIYTDLQLSRISAYQAADLLDHGQAADEWLLIAKLTATENAVTAARHGNAVLGARGGLSSFRMDRHLRDALLTLAPAGTSDVQRKRIADVALGRYSAPWYPSDAAPAPC, encoded by the coding sequence GTGCAGATTTTAGACCGAGCCACGGAACTGCGAACGAACTTCCGTGACTTCTGCGAGAACAAGATCCGTCCCTTGGCCGAAGAAATCGAGGGATCGCAAATACACCATGGTGTCGTCGAGTTGCTGGCTGCGACAGGATGGCACGGGCTGGCTATCCCGCGGGAACACGGCGGAATGGACTTGGGCCATCTGGCCAGACTCATCTCCATCGAGGAGGTGAGCCGGGTCTCGGCAGCAGCCGGAGCTGCGTTACAGTCCGCGCAACTCGGCGTGGCCATGATCGTCAACTACGGTTCCCCGGAGCAGAAAGAACGATATCTTCCAGATCTTGCCGAGGGCCGGCGCATTGCATCGATTTGCATCACCGAGCCTGAATCCGGTTCCCACGTACTGGGCATGGGTACCACCGCACGTCGTGAAGGCGACGAATACGTGCTCAACGGCAGGAAATGGTTCATAGCCAACTCTCACGTCGCCCACGTCCACGGAGTCGTGGCGAAGACCTCGGATTCGGGCCGCCGGGACTCACTGACCGCTTTCCTCGTTGATGCGGATACGCCCGGTTGTCGGGCCGGTGTCACGCATGACATCACCGGCCTCAAGGGGTTCAATCTCGGCGAGGTCGTCTTCGAGGACTGCCGAATCCCAGCCTCAGCCGTTGTCGGCGGCCAAGGCAACGGGCTTGAGGTCGGCCACCGTTCGATCACGGAGGCCGGCAAACCCAATCTCACTGCCGTGGCCCTCGGCATCCACCAGGCGGTACTGGAAGACGTCACCGCATACGCAGACCAGCGGCAGATGTACGGCAAGCCGCTGGCAGCCCTCGACAGCGTGCGGGCTCGCATCGCGGACATTTACACCGATCTTCAACTTTCCCGCATCAGTGCCTACCAGGCCGCGGACTTGCTCGATCACGGACAGGCCGCTGACGAGTGGTTGCTGATCGCGAAACTCACCGCGACCGAGAACGCGGTGACCGCTGCCCGGCACGGAAACGCCGTCCTGGGAGCACGCGGAGGTCTCAGTTCGTTCCGCATGGACCGGCACCTGCGCGACGCACTACTCACTCTGGCCCCCGCGGGCACATCCGACGTGCAACGCAAGCGGATCGCGGATGTGGCCCTCGGACGCTACAGCGCACCGTGGTACCCGAGTGACGCCGCGCCGGCTCCGTGCTGA
- a CDS encoding VOC family protein, giving the protein MSAIRKFQVTFDCAEPERLARFWCEVLGYVVPPPPAGFATWDDFKRSQPSEQRDSWFACIDPSGVGPRLYFQRVPEGKAVKNRVHLDVRVGTGLVGEERLAALEAECARLIPLGAVHVQTLYDGSDSCIPMLDIEGNEFCID; this is encoded by the coding sequence ATGTCGGCGATCAGGAAGTTCCAAGTCACCTTTGACTGCGCGGAACCCGAGCGCCTCGCCCGCTTCTGGTGCGAGGTGTTGGGGTACGTCGTACCGCCGCCACCAGCGGGGTTTGCCACTTGGGATGATTTCAAGCGTTCGCAGCCATCTGAGCAGCGGGATTCGTGGTTCGCCTGCATTGATCCTTCAGGTGTGGGCCCGCGACTGTACTTCCAGCGCGTCCCCGAAGGGAAGGCCGTCAAGAACCGGGTGCATCTTGATGTGCGGGTCGGCACCGGACTCGTGGGTGAGGAACGCCTCGCCGCACTCGAGGCCGAATGCGCACGACTGATCCCGCTCGGCGCGGTACACGTGCAAACGCTGTATGACGGTAGTGATTCGTGCATCCCTATGCTGGACATCGAGGGCAACGAGTTCTGTATCGACTGA